One Rissa tridactyla isolate bRisTri1 chromosome 4, bRisTri1.patW.cur.20221130, whole genome shotgun sequence DNA window includes the following coding sequences:
- the LOC128908906 gene encoding inverted formin-2-like: MSIKKEGAHKKWAALKEKLGPQETDQSEANLENAEPELCIRLLQMPSVVNYSGLKKRLENSDDAWMVQFLELCGLDLLLEALDRLSGRGVARISDALLQLTCINCVRAVMNSHKGIEYIVSNEGYVRKLFQALDTTNVMVKKQVFELLAALCIYSSDGHALALDALDHYKSVKNQQYRFSVIMNELSNTDNVPYMVTLLSAINAIILGKEELRTRTQIRNEFIGLQLLDVLDKLR, encoded by the exons ATGTCAATCAAAAAGGAAGGTGCCCACAAGAAGTGGGCTGCCCTGAAGGAGAAACTTGGACCCCAGGAGACTGACCAGTCAGAGGCCAACCTGGAAAATGCAGAGCCGGAGCTATGCATCCGTCTCCTGCAAATGCCATCAGTAGTGAACTACTCTGGGCTGAAGAAGCGGCTGGAGAACAGCGATGATGCATGGATGGTCCAATTCCTGGAGCTGTGTGGGCTGGACCTCCTCCTGGAGGCCCTGGACAGGTTGTCTGGGCGAGGAGTGGCCAGGATTTCTGATGCCTTGCTTCAGCTCACCTGCATTAACTGTGTGCGAGCCGTCATGAACTCCCACAAAGGCATTGAATACATTGTGAGCAACGAGGGCTACGTCAGAAAACTCTTCCAAG cactTGACACAACTAATGTCATGGTCAAAAAGCAAGTCTTTGAGCTCCTGGCTGCACTGTGCATTTACTCATCAGATGGCCACGCTTTGGCTTTGGATGCTCTGGACCATTACAAG AGTGTGAAGAACCAGCAGTATCGATTCAGCGTCATAATGAATGAGCTCTCCAATACAGATAATGTGCCATACATGGTGACACTGCTGAGTGCTATCAATGCCATCATACTGGGGAAAGAAGAGCTAAGAACAAGGACACAGATCAGGAATGAGTTCATAG GGCTTCAGCTGTTGGATGTTTTAGACAAGCTAAGGTAA